A DNA window from Dethiosulfovibrio faecalis contains the following coding sequences:
- a CDS encoding carbon-nitrogen hydrolase family protein — protein MSSSKKLKIACVQLRSRDVEERQESLREALEGIREASGFGVQMVVLPEAVFPGYVLDRWSEDPDSPDESRRALESFRESAMGNGVYLAVGLALHKNGRWINGAVLIDPDGNIILEEGKRFLWHFDDRWFGKSHSYDLADTPWGKIGLSICADARNPEVLRNLSRKGADLVLDLANLTSSGKDADLLSNQQVNFMLPVRAFENCVWIAMANKSGMENRSVVYCGRSGIYDPLGRSVAALGSKDPGVLVEQIDLSNRPSMVPLKEGICAPLIEKKKPHFQGEATVVMVSLAQLDWDSLVVLNRVKSFVRQAWLQKADLLVLSPLSDSDEMESLAMELLLDLSRSYENMWIVFARENGPKGPISWSIRDGQVCNVSLGTHGHGLGDTVPVIRTDIGAWGISIGEDGYVPEVSRIQAIKGAEMLVWFAPDGPMTEHLARSRAAENKLFVVAAASASVGGSLIASPDGAILSQAFVGEDQMISALCPLCLSREKSVVPGTDVLLDRSPEDNIFRNR, from the coding sequence ATGTCGTCTTCTAAAAAGTTGAAGATAGCCTGCGTTCAACTGAGATCTAGAGACGTGGAGGAAAGGCAAGAGTCTTTAAGAGAAGCCCTTGAGGGCATAAGGGAAGCCTCTGGGTTTGGTGTTCAGATGGTGGTCCTTCCCGAGGCTGTTTTTCCGGGATATGTGTTGGATCGCTGGTCCGAGGATCCTGACTCTCCGGATGAATCCCGAAGGGCTCTGGAAAGCTTTAGGGAATCCGCCATGGGAAACGGAGTCTATCTGGCCGTGGGGTTGGCACTTCACAAAAACGGAAGATGGATAAACGGAGCGGTCCTCATCGATCCGGATGGGAATATTATTCTGGAGGAAGGCAAGCGTTTTCTGTGGCATTTCGACGATCGATGGTTCGGAAAATCTCACTCCTATGATTTGGCCGATACCCCTTGGGGCAAGATCGGTTTGTCGATATGTGCGGATGCCAGAAATCCCGAGGTGCTTCGTAACCTCTCTCGTAAAGGAGCAGATCTGGTATTGGATCTTGCCAACCTCACATCTTCTGGAAAAGATGCTGATTTGCTTTCAAATCAGCAGGTAAATTTCATGCTACCGGTAAGGGCTTTTGAGAACTGTGTCTGGATAGCTATGGCCAACAAATCCGGAATGGAAAACCGATCGGTCGTCTACTGTGGAAGATCCGGCATATACGATCCTTTAGGTCGCTCCGTAGCCGCCCTGGGATCTAAGGATCCAGGCGTGCTGGTGGAGCAAATCGACCTGTCCAATCGACCTAGCATGGTCCCACTCAAAGAGGGTATCTGTGCCCCCCTGATCGAGAAAAAAAAGCCTCATTTCCAGGGGGAAGCCACTGTGGTTATGGTCTCTTTAGCTCAATTGGACTGGGATTCGCTGGTCGTATTGAACAGGGTAAAAAGCTTTGTCCGCCAAGCTTGGCTTCAGAAAGCCGATTTGTTGGTCCTGTCTCCATTGTCAGACTCAGACGAGATGGAGTCCTTGGCGATGGAGCTTTTGCTGGATCTATCTCGGTCATATGAAAATATGTGGATCGTCTTTGCTAGAGAAAACGGTCCTAAAGGGCCGATCTCGTGGTCGATCAGAGATGGCCAGGTCTGTAATGTCTCTCTCGGTACCCACGGCCATGGTCTGGGAGATACGGTTCCCGTGATTCGAACCGACATAGGAGCCTGGGGAATCTCCATAGGAGAGGACGGTTACGTTCCGGAGGTTTCCAGAATACAGGCGATCAAGGGGGCGGAGATGCTCGTTTGGTTTGCCCCCGATGGTCCTATGACGGAGCATCTGGCCAGAAGCAGGGCGGCGGAGAATAAGTTGTTCGTGGTTGCCGCAGCTTCTGCGTCCGTAGGAGGAAGCCTTATCGCGTCTCCCGACGGAGCCATTTTATCCCAAGCTTTTGTAGGAGAAGATCAGATGATATCGGCACTATGTCCTCTGTGTTTATCCAGAGAAAAATCGGTAGTTCCCGGTACGGACGTGCTTTTAGACAGGTCTCCCGAGGATAATATCTTCAGGAACCGGTAG
- a CDS encoding LexA family protein, producing the protein MTRGERLRRTRKDQGLTQTELARLSGVKQNTVSQVENDRIGLSIETWESLASVLGCSVGYLVSGEGDQKSFGHRGSAGKLSFSQWIDVPILDDSAVACAGNGIGGMAEVYAGAEDSIMLPGELLGTVSVNADRRPFIITVEGDSMEEAGILDGSQVVVNPEEEVYDGDPALVSFGRNGDWAVKWVYWQRNGAAEIRSSSLRYPPRSFSVEDIDEGLFQIIGKVVRTLGKPKRGA; encoded by the coding sequence ATGACTCGAGGGGAGAGATTACGTCGGACCAGAAAGGATCAAGGTCTTACTCAGACCGAGCTGGCTAGGTTGTCAGGGGTAAAACAAAACACCGTAAGTCAGGTCGAAAACGATAGAATAGGTCTCTCCATAGAGACTTGGGAAAGTCTGGCCTCTGTTTTGGGGTGTTCCGTAGGCTATCTCGTAAGTGGAGAGGGAGATCAAAAAAGTTTCGGTCACAGGGGGTCCGCCGGAAAACTCTCGTTTTCCCAGTGGATAGATGTCCCCATTCTCGACGATTCCGCTGTAGCCTGTGCTGGAAACGGCATAGGCGGAATGGCCGAGGTCTATGCCGGTGCGGAGGACTCTATAATGCTTCCCGGCGAGCTATTGGGAACCGTATCTGTGAACGCCGATCGTCGTCCCTTTATAATCACGGTAGAGGGAGATAGCATGGAAGAGGCCGGAATCTTGGATGGAAGTCAAGTCGTGGTAAATCCGGAGGAAGAGGTGTACGATGGCGACCCCGCTTTGGTAAGCTTCGGACGAAATGGCGATTGGGCGGTCAAATGGGTCTATTGGCAGAGAAACGGAGCGGCGGAGATACGATCGTCCTCCTTGAGATATCCTCCCAGATCCTTTTCCGTGGAAGACATAGACGAAGGGCTATTCCAGATAATAGGTAAGGTTGTCAGGACGTTGGGTAAACCTAAAAGAGGGGCTTAA
- the nikC gene encoding nickel transporter permease, protein MRKRFVAFSLLSFFVFFMALFSPVLAPKDAFDAVMRDSLKAPCAEYPLGADKMGRDLLSRIIYGTRASLSMSFAVVISVSVVGTFLGLLSGYFGGIVDGAIMRFSDMMIAFPGMVLAIAIAGMLGSSAVNAVIAVSAVTWPKYARLARSLVLKAKTSLYVEGARLSGATTGRIIFRYILPIIFPTMLVTAVTDIGSMMLELAALSFLGLGARAPSPEWGLMMNEARPYLARAPWLMIYPGLAVVMVVSVFNLFGDSLRDVLDPKHGSCR, encoded by the coding sequence ATGAGAAAAAGATTTGTAGCCTTTTCCTTGCTTTCCTTTTTTGTGTTCTTCATGGCTCTTTTTTCCCCTGTATTAGCTCCTAAAGACGCATTTGACGCTGTAATGAGGGATTCTCTAAAGGCTCCATGTGCGGAGTATCCCTTGGGGGCGGATAAGATGGGTCGGGATCTTCTCTCCAGGATTATTTACGGCACCAGGGCCTCTCTGTCCATGTCCTTCGCGGTGGTTATCTCGGTCTCTGTGGTCGGGACTTTTTTGGGGCTTTTGTCCGGCTATTTTGGAGGTATCGTCGACGGGGCAATAATGAGATTCTCAGATATGATGATAGCCTTTCCCGGAATGGTTTTGGCGATAGCCATCGCCGGTATGCTCGGCAGCAGCGCCGTCAACGCGGTCATAGCCGTTTCCGCTGTCACTTGGCCCAAGTATGCTCGACTCGCCAGGAGCTTGGTTCTCAAGGCAAAGACCTCTCTTTACGTGGAAGGAGCCAGGCTTTCCGGTGCTACCACTGGCAGGATAATCTTTAGATACATCCTGCCGATCATATTTCCTACGATGCTCGTTACTGCCGTGACCGACATAGGGAGCATGATGTTGGAGCTAGCCGCCCTTTCCTTTCTCGGGCTTGGTGCCAGGGCTCCCAGTCCCGAATGGGGGCTGATGATGAACGAGGCCAGGCCCTATCTCGCCAGGGCTCCTTGGCTGATGATATATCCCGGTTTGGCGGTGGTGATGGTCGTGTCTGTTTTTAATCTGTTTGGGGATAGCCTCAGGGATGTGTTGGATCCCAAACATGGCAGCTGTAGATAA
- a CDS encoding ABC transporter substrate-binding protein translates to MIREHRFFRFVVVLALCVMAFSGPKTASASEKILRVGVTSFADTLEPTTQYFSWVVSRYGVGECLVRFDEKGGLKPCLAESWRCSDDKKSWIFRIREGVKFSNGREMTPELVKASLERTFTMSKRAATAFFKYDSIEVDGQNLIITTSSPTYNVPGSLAEPLFLIVDTTVDTESFALEGPICTGPYKVVSFKASEICVVARNDHYWGGPVPFDKVEYKVIGDQVTREMALQAGEIDVAYNLKSGNAATFTDESRYSTLCIPALRTTLAFMNQKGFLGDKILRQAIIRALDRDTYVEVLLDGGATAGKTPVPPSLDFGFEDIEDPNSFDPDSARKILTDNGYKDIDGDGYVESPNGEKIDLNFVIYDSRAELGIYAQAAQINLKEVGIKVTVNTVSYETMLDKQEAGDFDLIIWCVLAANTGDPENYLREFWRTYSNEAPNSNKAGYSNSEVDRLMDELSTEFDPTKRRDLVIDIQRHIVDDAASVFFGCEVTYLFSSSKVTGLKIYPIDYYWITKDVDIAD, encoded by the coding sequence ATGATAAGAGAGCATCGTTTTTTCCGTTTTGTCGTCGTTCTTGCCCTCTGTGTGATGGCGTTTTCAGGTCCGAAGACCGCGTCTGCGTCCGAAAAGATCTTGAGGGTTGGAGTGACGAGTTTTGCCGATACTCTGGAGCCTACGACCCAGTATTTTAGCTGGGTCGTCAGTCGCTATGGAGTAGGAGAGTGTCTTGTACGTTTCGACGAAAAGGGAGGTCTGAAACCCTGTCTGGCGGAGAGTTGGAGATGTTCGGATGACAAGAAGTCTTGGATCTTCAGGATCAGAGAGGGAGTGAAGTTCTCCAACGGTAGAGAGATGACGCCCGAGCTGGTCAAGGCCTCTCTGGAGCGTACTTTCACTATGAGCAAAAGAGCCGCGACCGCTTTCTTCAAATACGATTCCATTGAGGTGGACGGGCAAAATCTTATTATAACTACCTCTAGTCCAACCTATAACGTTCCTGGAAGTCTCGCGGAACCGCTTTTTCTGATAGTCGATACCACCGTGGATACGGAGAGTTTTGCTTTAGAGGGTCCGATCTGTACCGGTCCGTATAAAGTGGTTTCGTTCAAGGCCTCCGAGATATGCGTAGTGGCTAGAAACGATCATTACTGGGGAGGCCCGGTCCCCTTCGACAAGGTCGAGTACAAGGTTATAGGGGATCAGGTGACCCGCGAGATGGCCCTTCAGGCCGGAGAGATCGATGTGGCCTACAATCTCAAGTCCGGAAATGCCGCTACTTTTACAGATGAATCGAGATATAGCACCCTGTGTATCCCGGCTCTCAGGACTACTCTGGCTTTCATGAACCAGAAAGGTTTTCTTGGAGATAAGATACTGAGGCAGGCGATCATAAGGGCGTTGGACAGGGATACTTACGTAGAGGTCCTTTTGGACGGAGGGGCCACCGCTGGGAAGACGCCGGTTCCGCCTTCGTTGGATTTCGGTTTTGAGGATATAGAGGATCCTAATTCTTTCGATCCCGATTCCGCCAGAAAGATTTTGACTGATAACGGCTATAAGGACATAGATGGAGACGGTTACGTCGAATCTCCGAATGGAGAGAAGATAGATCTGAATTTTGTAATATACGATAGCCGTGCGGAGCTTGGGATCTATGCTCAGGCAGCTCAGATCAACCTTAAAGAGGTGGGAATCAAGGTCACGGTAAATACAGTAAGTTACGAGACCATGCTGGACAAACAGGAGGCAGGAGATTTCGACCTGATAATATGGTGTGTTTTGGCAGCTAACACGGGAGACCCCGAGAATTACCTTCGTGAATTTTGGAGGACTTACTCCAATGAAGCCCCCAATTCCAATAAGGCCGGTTATAGCAACTCTGAGGTCGACAGGCTCATGGACGAACTTTCCACGGAATTCGATCCGACAAAACGCAGAGACCTGGTCATCGATATTCAGCGACATATAGTCGACGATGCTGCCAGCGTGTTTTTCGGTTGCGAGGTAACCTATTTGTTCTCCTCCAGCAAGGTCACAGGCCTGAAAATCTATCCGATCGACTACTATTGGATTACTAAGGACGTAGATATAGCAGATTAG
- a CDS encoding MATE family efflux transporter codes for MGLKNREYLAVAVPFIFSTITQPLLGSVDTAVVGHLENPAFIAGVSVGAVIFNTMYWIFGFLRVSTTGYSAQSLDSSDGDDRMISFYRPLGIALLVGVAFILFRKLVLEAAGNMISPDPEVMRMVATYFGILIWGAPFVLFNYVILGWLMGQMKIKASLIMQISSNLLNILLDVLFVYVFSMEVAGIALATLISQLTSFAIGLFFMVRYGDFSSVPVKKVFERSAMVAIFKVNGDLMIRTICLLIHVNVFTAASASLGTVVLSSNSVLLQIQSLMAYLFDGFANASSVFAGRAAGRKDDEALRSVWRISAFWGAGMALLVGGLYLSSLSGLVSLFTDIDEVYGQAVRYGRWVALYPLFAVWGLVFYGVFTGVSVTGPVRNSTIMALALFMAGYWFFFDLWGNDGLWLALLLFYAGRSLFLMPFLRRTLARR; via the coding sequence GTGGGGTTGAAAAACAGGGAATATCTGGCGGTTGCGGTGCCGTTTATATTCTCTACGATCACTCAGCCTCTTTTAGGCTCGGTGGATACCGCGGTTGTAGGTCACCTTGAAAACCCAGCCTTCATTGCCGGGGTCTCTGTAGGTGCAGTCATCTTCAACACGATGTACTGGATCTTTGGCTTTCTCAGGGTCAGCACGACCGGTTACAGTGCCCAGTCTCTGGACTCATCTGACGGAGACGATAGGATGATATCGTTCTACCGTCCCCTTGGAATTGCACTCCTGGTCGGCGTTGCTTTTATCCTTTTTCGTAAACTCGTACTAGAAGCAGCGGGAAATATGATATCTCCGGATCCTGAGGTCATGAGGATGGTAGCGACCTATTTTGGGATACTTATATGGGGAGCTCCGTTCGTCCTTTTTAACTACGTTATCTTAGGGTGGTTAATGGGACAAATGAAGATAAAGGCCTCGCTGATTATGCAGATTTCCAGTAATCTGTTGAATATTTTACTGGACGTTTTGTTCGTCTACGTTTTCTCCATGGAAGTGGCGGGAATAGCTTTGGCTACGTTGATATCCCAGTTGACCTCTTTCGCTATAGGACTGTTTTTCATGGTTAGATACGGCGATTTTTCCTCCGTTCCTGTAAAAAAGGTCTTTGAGCGTTCTGCTATGGTGGCTATATTCAAGGTAAACGGAGACCTTATGATAAGGACCATCTGCTTGCTGATCCACGTAAATGTTTTTACGGCAGCCAGCGCCTCTTTGGGGACGGTAGTTTTATCGTCCAACTCGGTTCTTCTACAGATACAGTCGTTGATGGCCTATCTTTTCGACGGATTTGCCAACGCCTCCAGTGTATTTGCAGGAAGGGCGGCTGGTAGGAAGGACGACGAAGCCCTGAGGTCGGTCTGGAGGATCAGTGCATTTTGGGGAGCCGGGATGGCTCTTTTGGTCGGTGGATTGTATCTTTCTTCTTTATCCGGATTGGTCTCTCTTTTTACAGATATCGACGAGGTGTATGGACAGGCCGTCAGGTATGGCCGGTGGGTCGCTCTCTATCCTTTATTTGCCGTTTGGGGGTTGGTGTTCTACGGCGTCTTCACGGGTGTTTCCGTTACCGGTCCTGTCAGAAACTCTACGATTATGGCTCTTGCCCTATTTATGGCCGGCTATTGGTTCTTTTTCGATCTTTGGGGCAACGATGGGCTTTGGTTGGCTCTCTTGCTATTTTATGCAGGAAGAAGCCTTTTCCTGATGCCCTTTTTACGACGAACCCTTGCTCGACGATAG
- a CDS encoding N-acetylmuramoyl-L-alanine amidase family protein — translation MRIVVDPGHGGKDPGAVRRWTPYKGLTEAEVVLDIGLDVRDRLVSLRHEVRMTRETDEFISLSDRAAMGDGANLFVSIHANAATSQSAQGTEVLYYSGSKQGRSCAEMILRHLVHYMGLRSRGTKPRKNLAVLRRTKCPAVLVETCFISNPEEGMKLAIPEIRHSFAVAIVAGIEAYR, via the coding sequence ATGCGAATTGTCGTTGATCCCGGACACGGCGGCAAGGACCCAGGGGCAGTGCGGAGATGGACACCCTACAAAGGTCTCACCGAGGCTGAGGTGGTATTGGATATCGGACTGGACGTTAGAGATCGACTCGTGTCGTTGAGGCACGAGGTCCGTATGACTCGGGAGACGGACGAGTTTATTTCCCTGTCGGATCGAGCCGCTATGGGAGACGGTGCGAACCTGTTCGTTTCTATCCATGCCAACGCCGCCACCAGCCAGTCGGCTCAAGGGACGGAGGTCCTGTATTATTCTGGATCGAAGCAAGGTCGGTCCTGCGCAGAGATGATCCTGCGTCATCTCGTCCACTATATGGGACTAAGGTCTAGAGGAACGAAACCACGAAAGAATCTCGCCGTTCTGAGGAGGACGAAATGTCCTGCCGTTCTCGTCGAGACGTGTTTTATCTCGAATCCAGAGGAAGGGATGAAGCTGGCCATACCGGAAATTCGACATTCCTTCGCTGTGGCCATAGTCGCTGGGATCGAGGCCTACCGATGA
- a CDS encoding CoA-binding protein: MNTNDLVDRVLCNPGKIAVIGASDKASRPVYDVMSYLKSVGVQLYPINPRLREKEILGEKCVSSLAEIDDPVDIVSLFISARFQEGLRDELNALSYKPAVWFQPGTKNPSLEASLREDGFEVVSDNCMKVAHLRRCTVQK, encoded by the coding sequence ATGAATACCAACGATCTTGTCGATAGAGTCCTATGTAATCCAGGAAAAATAGCGGTTATAGGAGCGTCGGACAAGGCAAGTCGTCCTGTCTACGACGTCATGTCCTATCTTAAATCGGTCGGTGTGCAGCTGTATCCCATAAATCCGAGACTAAGGGAAAAGGAGATACTGGGGGAAAAATGCGTCTCCTCTTTGGCCGAGATAGATGATCCGGTGGATATCGTATCGCTTTTCATATCCGCTAGATTTCAGGAAGGATTGAGGGATGAGTTAAACGCTCTTTCCTATAAACCGGCAGTGTGGTTCCAACCTGGAACTAAAAATCCCTCCCTGGAGGCCTCTTTAAGGGAGGATGGTTTCGAGGTGGTTAGCGATAATTGCATGAAGGTTGCGCATCTGCGGCGCTGTACAGTACAAAAGTAA
- a CDS encoding ABC transporter ATP-binding protein has product MCRHGEEIVRIEGVTKEFFCSGGASFNVGRRCGRIIGNLCGCRRGRFRGKSRGRSLIACNDVSLTLRRGETLGIAGESGCGKSTLAKMLLSMESPSKGRILYRGRDLTAMEGEERRRNCKNIQMVFQDSLASFHPRMRIVDIVTEPLVNLKFLKKMNREAKALELLETVELSGDFLCRYPHTLSGGQIQRVGIARALSVNPEILVCDEATSALDVSVQRNIARLLVDLQRKNGTTMVVISHDVAFINSIAHRLAVMYLGSIMEVMPTSRDVNRVAAHPYTRALLGSIFSTGMDFTKAIESLESEAPSALDIPEGCPFQGRCDRVMDICRFKKPTLAPLRGEKDHLVACHLFDEGGSLWG; this is encoded by the coding sequence TTGTGTAGACATGGCGAGGAAATCGTTCGTATAGAAGGAGTTACGAAAGAGTTTTTCTGCTCCGGTGGTGCTAGTTTCAACGTAGGACGGCGTTGTGGCAGGATTATTGGGAATCTCTGTGGTTGTCGTCGCGGCAGATTCCGGGGTAAAAGTCGAGGTCGTTCTCTGATAGCCTGTAACGATGTCTCATTGACCCTTCGGCGAGGGGAGACCTTGGGTATTGCCGGAGAAAGCGGCTGTGGCAAGTCAACTCTTGCTAAGATGCTTTTGTCCATGGAATCTCCCTCTAAGGGGCGGATACTGTACAGAGGTCGGGATCTGACCGCCATGGAAGGAGAAGAGCGTCGACGGAACTGTAAGAATATCCAGATGGTCTTTCAGGATTCTCTGGCGTCCTTCCATCCTAGGATGAGGATAGTGGATATAGTTACGGAGCCTCTGGTAAACCTAAAGTTTTTGAAGAAGATGAACAGAGAGGCTAAGGCCTTGGAGTTACTGGAGACGGTGGAGCTGTCCGGTGATTTCCTGTGCCGTTATCCTCATACTTTAAGCGGTGGGCAGATACAGAGGGTAGGAATAGCCAGAGCTCTTTCTGTAAACCCGGAGATACTGGTATGTGACGAAGCAACAAGCGCTTTGGACGTCTCGGTTCAGAGAAACATAGCTCGGTTGCTAGTCGATCTTCAGAGAAAAAACGGAACGACCATGGTCGTCATCTCTCATGATGTCGCTTTTATAAACTCCATCGCCCATAGATTAGCCGTCATGTACCTGGGCTCGATCATGGAGGTAATGCCTACTTCGAGGGATGTAAATAGAGTCGCTGCCCATCCCTACACTCGGGCGCTTTTAGGCTCGATCTTCTCGACCGGGATGGATTTTACGAAAGCCATAGAGAGCTTGGAAAGCGAAGCTCCAAGTGCCTTGGATATTCCGGAAGGATGTCCTTTTCAGGGCAGGTGTGACAGAGTCATGGATATATGCAGGTTTAAAAAGCCGACCCTTGCCCCTCTTAGGGGCGAGAAAGACCATTTGGTTGCCTGTCATCTATTCGATGAAGGGGGATCTCTGTGGGGTTGA
- a CDS encoding acyl-CoA thioesterase, with amino-acid sequence MRESVFVFRVRYAETDQMGIAHHGNYLTWFEMGRSNLCREWGKPYASWEDEGVFLPVVEASCRYKSPARYDEELSLRTSVEQVKPHSVTFKYRLYRGDKLLAEGKTRHAFATPDGKLIRGGHPLIRWLEERSTEGP; translated from the coding sequence TTGAGGGAGAGCGTCTTTGTTTTTCGCGTCAGATATGCCGAGACCGACCAGATGGGAATAGCGCACCATGGAAACTATCTCACTTGGTTTGAGATGGGGCGTTCCAACCTATGCAGGGAATGGGGAAAACCCTATGCAAGTTGGGAGGATGAGGGGGTCTTCCTGCCGGTGGTCGAGGCTTCCTGTAGGTATAAATCTCCGGCGAGATACGACGAGGAGCTTTCCTTGCGTACCTCGGTGGAGCAGGTAAAACCCCATAGCGTTACGTTCAAATATAGGTTGTACAGAGGGGATAAGCTGTTGGCAGAGGGGAAGACCCGCCATGCCTTTGCTACTCCGGACGGTAAGTTGATCCGTGGCGGTCACCCCCTTATCCGATGGCTTGAGGAACGGTCGACAGAGGGGCCGTAA
- the nikB gene encoding nickel ABC transporter permease, whose translation MSFSLMSLSPGDPAEAMLMSGGQSVSPELLEATRQELGLNRPFLVRYMSWLWGVFRGDLGISYTSKQPVVDRMIAFFPATLKLTVASLVIMLIVAIPFGILSALYCDRWPDYLIRGFTFLGVSVPNFWVGLMFLSFFALRLHLVPVVSSGQGFSDLLLPAVTLAFAMSAKYTRQVRTAVLEELHQDYVLGAEVRGESRVSVLCREVLPNAVLPLITLLGLSLGSLLGGTAVVEIIFSWPGLGNLAVHAITARDYPMVQGYVLWISLIYMTINLIVDISYGRLDPRIGRSSR comes from the coding sequence ATCTCCTTTTCTCTCATGAGCCTCTCTCCTGGAGATCCTGCGGAGGCCATGCTCATGTCTGGAGGACAATCTGTCTCTCCTGAACTTCTCGAGGCTACCAGGCAGGAGCTAGGTCTTAACCGTCCTTTCCTCGTACGTTACATGTCTTGGCTCTGGGGCGTTTTTAGAGGAGATCTTGGTATTTCATACACCTCTAAACAGCCTGTAGTCGACAGGATGATCGCTTTTTTCCCCGCCACGTTGAAGTTGACCGTAGCCTCTTTGGTCATAATGTTAATTGTGGCAATCCCCTTCGGTATACTTTCCGCTTTATATTGCGACAGATGGCCCGATTATCTGATAAGAGGATTTACCTTCTTAGGGGTATCCGTCCCCAATTTCTGGGTCGGTCTCATGTTTCTCAGCTTTTTTGCCCTCAGGCTACATCTCGTTCCGGTCGTCTCCAGCGGTCAGGGGTTTTCGGATCTTCTTCTGCCTGCCGTTACCTTGGCCTTCGCCATGTCCGCTAAATACACCAGACAGGTTCGCACCGCCGTTCTCGAGGAGCTTCACCAGGACTATGTCCTCGGAGCGGAGGTTCGAGGGGAATCTAGAGTCTCCGTTCTCTGCAGAGAGGTGCTTCCCAACGCGGTCCTGCCGCTTATAACCCTTTTGGGGCTCTCCTTAGGAAGTCTTCTAGGAGGAACCGCCGTCGTGGAGATTATCTTCTCCTGGCCTGGCCTGGGGAATCTGGCGGTTCACGCCATAACGGCCAGGGACTATCCTATGGTCCAAGGTTATGTGCTTTGGATTTCCCTCATCTATATGACGATAAACCTCATCGTTGATATCTCCTATGGTCGTCTCGATCCCCGTATCGGAAGGTCCTCCAGGTGA
- a CDS encoding ABC transporter ATP-binding protein, which yields MLDIKNLSVVYALKGGSARPAVEQFSLSVGKGKIVSLVGESGSGKTTVIRSVIGALPSGASITSGDILLHGVSVLGYSRSRWREIRGTNLSMIFQDSGNMLNPIRSVGSQFVQYIRIHSEVSRSEAWNRAVSMLRSMRLPAPENVMGSYPFELSGGMRQRVGIAMAMTFRPDLLLADEPTSALDVTSQAQIVRQMMELRERYGTTILMVTHNIGVAAYMSDHMVVMKDGRMLDRGDRKDILSRAGSSYTKNLLDAVPEIGGSRFV from the coding sequence ATGTTGGATATCAAAAACTTATCGGTTGTATATGCTTTGAAAGGGGGCTCTGCTAGACCTGCGGTTGAGCAGTTCTCTTTGTCTGTCGGTAAGGGAAAAATAGTTAGCCTGGTAGGGGAGAGCGGTAGCGGAAAGACGACGGTTATTCGTTCCGTTATAGGAGCTCTCCCCTCTGGGGCTTCGATAACATCTGGAGATATCCTCCTTCATGGAGTTTCTGTATTGGGTTATTCCAGATCGCGATGGAGGGAGATCAGGGGGACCAATCTGTCCATGATATTTCAGGATTCGGGCAATATGTTGAATCCAATAAGGTCGGTTGGCTCTCAGTTTGTGCAGTATATACGGATTCACTCGGAGGTTTCCAGATCAGAGGCCTGGAATAGAGCTGTGTCTATGTTGAGATCCATGAGGCTCCCTGCACCGGAGAACGTCATGGGCAGCTATCCCTTCGAGCTCAGCGGGGGTATGAGGCAAAGGGTGGGTATCGCCATGGCTATGACCTTCCGCCCCGATTTATTGTTGGCAGACGAGCCTACCAGCGCTCTAGACGTCACCTCCCAGGCACAGATAGTCCGGCAGATGATGGAGCTAAGGGAACGATATGGAACCACCATACTGATGGTTACCCACAATATCGGGGTAGCCGCCTATATGTCGGACCATATGGTGGTCATGAAGGACGGTCGTATGCTGGACAGAGGAGATAGAAAGGATATCCTTTCCCGTGCCGGTTCGAGTTATACGAAAAACCTTCTGGATGCTGTGCCGGAAATAGGGGGAAGTCGCTTTGTGTAG